From a single Tachypleus tridentatus isolate NWPU-2018 chromosome 6, ASM421037v1, whole genome shotgun sequence genomic region:
- the LOC143251638 gene encoding uncharacterized protein LOC143251638, with the protein MAKVWTVLALYFYAFTITNCQLSVNRGLSLQKRAARVSSGSPAGDWWKVWWQNYIKEVTDPTARPHIHATPPISGPLPPITRTPITRPPRPPVTRPRPPPVTRPPIIRPPPPVPRPRPPPVTRPPIKRPPPVTRPRPPPVTRPPIIRPPPPVPRPRPPPVTRPPIKRPPPVTRPRPPPVTRPPIKRPPPDLPSNVRLLFTRPRPPPVTRPPIKRPPPVTRPRPPPVTRPPIKRPPPVTRPRPPPVTRPPPPVHRPRPPPVTRPPIKRPPPVTRPRPPPVTRPPPPVHRPRPPPVTRPPIKRPPPVTRPRPPPVTRPPIIRPPPPVPRPRPPPVTRPPIKRPPPVTRPRPPPVTRPPIKRPPPVTRPRPPPVTRPPIKRPPPVTRPRPPPVTRPPIKRPPPVTRPRPPPVTRPPIKRPPPVTRPRPPPVTRPPPPVHRPRPPPVTRPPIKRPPPVTRPRPPPVTRPPPPVHRPRPPPVTRPPIKRPPPVTRPRPPPVTRPPPPVHRPRPPPVTRPPIKRPPPVTRPRPPPVTRPPKIPYSLGPPQTVKRPDRPLPDGGMPPCALSGKNYCILTDDYPLDFVEKMMDEEMKVKTKIMYEELQTVGDPELFESHLGDSPAARGQFACETEANVMRPGWVQDAISREWMVVINNNLFPQKVRTESCKNPNKPCSFIESFYESTCQQRFSLHRLIAVHPWNPERSPVVALFKFPAGCSCRVAPITQNSG; encoded by the exons ATGGcaaag GTCTGGACAGTCTTGGCTTTATATTTCTATGCGTTTACGATAACAAACTGTCAACTCTCAGTAAACAGAGGATTATCTCTCCAAAAACGAGCCGCCAGAGTTTCATCAGGAAGTCCCGCTGGAGACTGGTGGAAAGTTTGGTGGCAGAATTATATAAAAGAGGTTACAGATCCAACAGCTAGACCTCATATTCATGCCACTCCACCAATTTCTGGCCCGCTACCTCCTATAACAAGAACACCGATTACACGACCACCTCGTCCCCCTGTTACTAGACCTAGACCTCCACCTGTGACAAGGCCACCTATTATAAGGCCTCCTCCCCCTGTACCCAGACCTAGACCTCCACCTGTAACGCGACCTCCCATCAAACGTCCGCCTCCTGTTACTAGACCTAGACCTCCACCTGTAACAAGACCACCAATTATAAGGCCTCCTCCTCCTGTACCCAGACCTAGACCTCCACCTGTAACTCGACCTCCCATCAAACGTCCACCTCCTGTTACTAGACCTCGACCTCCACCTGTAACTCGACCTCCCATCAAACGTCCGCCTCCT GACCTCCCATCAAACGTCCGCCTCCTGTTTACTAGACCTCGACCTCCACCTGTAACTCGACCTCCCATCAAACGTCCGCCTCCTGTTACTAGACCTCGACCTCCACCTGTAACTCGACCTCCCATCAAACGTCCACCTCCTGTTACTAGACCTCGACCTCCACCTGTAACAAGACCACCTCCCCCTGTACACAGACCTAGACCTCCACCTGTAACGCGACCTCCCATCAAACGTCCACCTCCTGTTACTAGACCTCGACCTCCACCTGTAACAAGACCACCTCCCCCTGTACACAGACCTAGACCTCCACCTGTAACTCGAC CTCCCATCAAACGTCCGCCTCCTGTTACTAGACCTAGACCTCCACCTGTAACAAGACCACCAATTATAAGACCTCCTCCTCCTGTACCCAGACCTAGACCTCCACCTGTAACTCGACCTCCCATCAAACGTCCGCCTCCTGTTACTAGACCTCGACCTCCACCTGTAACTCGACCTCCCATCAAACGTCCACCTCCTGTTACTAGACCTCGAC CTCCACCTGTAACTCGACCTCCCATCAAACGTCCACCTCCTGTTACTAGACCTCGACCTCCACCTGTAACTCGACCTCCCATCAAACGTCCTCCTCCTGTTACTAGACCTCGACCTCCACCTGTAACTCGACCTCCCATCAAACGTCCACCTCCTGTTACTAGACCTCGACCTCCACCTGTAACAAGACCACCTCCCCCTGTACACAGACCTAGAC CTCCACCTGTAACTCGACCTCCCATCAAACGTCCACCTCCTGTTACTAGACCTCGACCTCCACCTGTAACAAGACCACCTCCCCCTGTACACAGACCTAGACCTCCACCTGTAACTCGACCTCCCATCAAACGTCCACCTCCTGTTACTAGACCTAGACCTCCACCTGTAACAAGACCACCTCCCCCTGTACACAGACCTAGACCTCCACCTGTAACTCGACCTCCCATCAAACGTCCACCTCCTGTTACTAGACCTCGACCTCCACCTGTAACAAGGCCACCAAAAATACCTTATTCACTTGGACCACCTCAAACTGTTAAGCGACCAGATAGACCACTCCCTGATGGAGGAATGCCACCTTGTGCCTTATCTggaaaaaattattgtattctaACGGATGATTATCCATT AGATTTTGTTGAAAAGATGATGGACGAGGAAATGAAGGTCAAAACCAAAATTATGTACGAAGAACTTCAAACTGTTGGAGATCCAGAGCTCTTTGAAAGCCACCTTGGAGACAGTCCAGCTGCCAGAGGGCAGTTTGCTTGTGAAACCGAAGCTAATGTTATGCGTCCAGGATGGGTTCAAGATGCAATTTCTAGAGAGTGGATGGTTGTCATTAACAACAATCTCTTTCCTCAAAAAGTTCGAACAGAGAGCTGCAA GAATCCGAACAAGCCATGTTCCTTTATAGAATCGTTTTATGAGTCAACTTGTCAGCAAAGATTTAGTCTCCATCGGTTAATTGCCGTCCACCCCTGGAATCCAGAACGAAGTCCTGTGGTGGCGCTCTTCAAATTTCCCGCTGGATGTTCATGCCGAGTGGCGCCGATAACTCAGAACAGTGGATAA